The sequence TCCGGCGGGATCCCGCCGTGATCGCGGCGTATCTCGGTGTGGAGGCGGCGTGATGCCGGCCGCCCTCGAGGTCCGGGGCATCGACGTCTTCTACGGCCGGGTGCAGGCGCTTCGCGGCGTGTCGCTCGAGGTCGGGCACGGGGAGCTCGTCACCCTGGTCGGCCCGAACGGGGCCGGCAAGAGCACGCTCCTGCGCGCCGTCACGGGGATGGTGCCGGTCCGGGCGGGCGCCGTCCTCTTCGAGGGCGCGCCCATCACGGGGCGGCCGACGGAGGCCATCGTGCACCTCGGCCTCTCGATGGTGCCCGAGGGGCGCCTGCTCTTCGGTCCGCTCAGCGTGCGGGACAACCTGGCGCTCGGTGCCTATGCGCGCGGACGCGCGGGGCGGCGGCAAACGATGATTGCCGACCTCGAGCGCGTGCTGGCGCTCTTTCCCGTCCTCGCATCCCGCCTGCGGCAGCCCGTCGCCACGCTCTCAGGCGGCGAGCAGCAGATGGTGGCCATCGGCCGGGCGCTCATGGCCCGGCCGCGGTGCCTCCTGCTGGACGAGCCCTCGGTCGGTCTGGCGCCGCTGATGGTGGCCGAGATCTTCCGCGTGATCGAGACGCTCAAGGGCGAGGGGCTCAGCATGCTGCTCGTCGAGCAGAACGCGCGCGCGGCCTTCCGCATCGCCGACCGCGGCTATGCGCTCGGGCCCGGGGGGCGGCTCGGCCCGGCCGACCGCGCCGCGCACGAAGCGTACGGACTCGAGCTGGTCGAGGAGGAGATCCCGCGATGACGGATCTGGCTGTGATCGAGCGCATGCCGCGTGCCGAGCGTGAGGCCCGGCAGGTCCATCGCCTCAAGGCCCTCATCACCCGCCTGTCGGAGCGCGTCCCGCTGTACCGTGAGAGGCT is a genomic window of Candidatus Rokuibacteriota bacterium containing:
- a CDS encoding ABC transporter ATP-binding protein, coding for MPAALEVRGIDVFYGRVQALRGVSLEVGHGELVTLVGPNGAGKSTLLRAVTGMVPVRAGAVLFEGAPITGRPTEAIVHLGLSMVPEGRLLFGPLSVRDNLALGAYARGRAGRRQTMIADLERVLALFPVLASRLRQPVATLSGGEQQMVAIGRALMARPRCLLLDEPSVGLAPLMVAEIFRVIETLKGEGLSMLLVEQNARAAFRIADRGYALGPGGRLGPADRAAHEAYGLELVEEEIPR